From a region of the Pan paniscus chromosome 19, NHGRI_mPanPan1-v2.0_pri, whole genome shotgun sequence genome:
- the NOG gene encoding noggin, whose translation MERCPSLGVTLYALVVVLGLRATPAGGQHYLHIRPAPSDNLPLVDLIEHPDPIFDPKEKDLNETLLRSLLGGHYDPGFMATSPPEDRPGGGGGAAGGAEDLAELDQLLRQRPSGAMPSEIKGLEFSEGLAQGKKQRLSKKLRRKLQMWLWSQTFCPVLYAWNDLGSRFWPRYVKVGSCFSKRSCSVPEGMVCKPSKSVHLTVLRWRCQRRGGQRCAWIPIQYPIISECKCSC comes from the coding sequence ATGGAGCGCTGCCCCAGCCTAGGGGTCACCCTCTACGCCCTGGTGGTGGTCCTGGGGCTGCGGGCGACACCGGCCGGCGGCCAGCACTATCTCCACATCCGCCCGGCGCCCAGCGACAACCTGCCCCTGGTGGACCTCATCGAACACCCAGACCCTATCTTTGACCCCAAGGAAAAGGATCTGAACGAGACGCTGCTGCGCTCGCTGCTCGGGGGCCACTACGACCCGGGTTTCATGGCCACCTCGCCCCCCGAGGACCGGCCCGGCGGGGGCGGGGGTGCAGCTGGGGGCGCGGAGGACCTGGCAGAGCTGGACCAGCTGCTGCGGCAGCGGCCGTCGGGGGCCATGCCGAGCGAGATCAAAGGGCTAGAGTTCTCCGAGGGCTTGGCCCAGGGCAAGAAGCAGCGCCTAAGCAAGAAGCTACGGAGGAAGTTACAGATGTGGCTGTGGTCGCAGACATTCTGCCCCGTGCTGTACGCGTGGAACGACCTGGGCAGCCGCTTTTGGCCGCGCTACGTGAAGGTGGGCAGCTGCTTCAGTAAGCGCTCGTGCTCCGTGCCCGAGGGCATGGTGTGCAAGCCGTCCAAGTCCGTGCACCTCACGGTGCTGCGGTGGCGCTGTCAGCGGCGCGGGGGCCAGCGCTGCGCCTGGATTCCCATCCAGTACCCCATCATTTCCGAGTGCAAGTGCTCGTGCTAG